In the Topomyia yanbarensis strain Yona2022 chromosome 3, ASM3024719v1, whole genome shotgun sequence genome, one interval contains:
- the LOC131686996 gene encoding cytoplasmic dynein 2 heavy chain 1-like, whose protein sequence is MANRYKFIYDTAVEFFNATTVENDEIIREFLENEDVTILAAVSLDGEILFQNAVPVEEQYCLLFYKIPNLDYNSLNTSPKIGMLTLEGGLAKSIYNSLQRVFSPYILKKCEYSTEVKAILQNLHSNLGLSLGLTESGILSFQDEINFWVQKTRTLPTKADREAAKSFAAILEKINAQLTEGSNANLSQLDEFIDVCQTHLDEIWRLPHHYPQNRMCSIFDIISTHVVNTCTEKLIELDIWDVGSIYLDEAINHVKETLESWYQTFDSLTRLFWPNYEQHAWIGKPYSSKQLDKLRSRFSEILEIKNSKDLLYALFFDNDEQFLRNTDVADPFKDINIFDLTPLGNKRWEMAKSRMESNLAKVDENVVSILKQHIHGSVGNPRQAIHVFSRFKDIFNRPYVLKALTVEREQLYQSIPIIIRELREMLAATNYTEDDVTPIVSETRWYRVVEEQITQLEAVVVKILNDREGFEQAVQKIITFREEIQAMIRANFESWTDNSMSAIRDGELSLRENQPVVIFDKTERQLMKVTFGSKIVTFCDEARHLQNLGLKLSPEIQKSITHSMRFISYARRLQQIATFHNTIGDRMIPCQRPIMLNNAMEFSKLVKSESVSWNDEHSVERYIDSLQQAVKRLSKDNNQLTGYHEQAKKSVLKLMNVDLIRQSNVWKDEMRVLREIIFNLEKQAYTNLNPFKLHWDHQLYKVLEYQYVSGLLNVHQKLPDIHVDLVFRQQKIQFRPTMEEIKSKYYSQLRRFIEKPLGFKGLSEQSSNIFKAMIERNAQYFSVVYEKADVVFRELSEFRDSWLPWVSLGMSDMEQLCTVHCTTWQHWDNNFRACKKFSQQIARIQQSEKEIDCLIVNYAPLCSDIDGVSRRYWESLANSLRTSILDNISTLQEYLAYSFQVLQNIPQDEWGISESSAKYEKIVSDLPRMTELIKSLQGKDSCLAGWCKERVSALGGILTQWNQLQPLIENHQSLLQGRLDIIKENILRQITELNEEADKFSIRWESTIRDLETNDHADMTLFRERQSQWKSIVNKRETLRKQTEKFNIKVPEEFDAIFGKLETDIAEHGKNWEIFNNFLTDYDTVANEEWTIYRRRPHIFTEFLSRWEKPPSPPASVASSRIASHVERYKSVQSLLNALQSDALIEKHWAKICQLLKIDSKSQHDLCLGDVLLVSDNLQQQAAEIQSIVRQAASEHVIRQAIVELEQWAATAMLKLIDHTDSKGVIISLIKDFTETLNKIGDNQFLLQSAKNSTSIESFSDQADVWEEKLNNLDYIITHLNQIQKKWIYLEPIFGVGTLKREEAVFKSIDKNFRYIMKEITEDPKVVAVHKINNVLSIIETLQNQISRCQNALSSFITTKRNAFSRFYFLSDDDLLEILGQSSKTAVIQKHIRKLFPGIYGLVIDESSSRIVAFGSEEGDEIRLTNPVIITPVVEDWLNVLVTEIKTTLQFLIKKCLDAVPMDEATIGAYPMQVICLINSINFTRRAEKAISGMQLADLKRQIQKEIDQFSTLLHGSTDQLTQIKLRALLIDLVYQSTTVDYLSNHNVTNLQDWYWLQQLKFFVDRNGKVIIKMVYAEFEYSYEFLGNYSKLVYTSLAHNCYLILTQAMQLGLGGNPFGPAGTGKTECVKSLGAMLGRLVLVFNCDENIDTAAMALILSGLARCGAWGCFDEFNRLQEATLSAISMLIQPLQVALKDKQKEVQLNNETVPLNNHCCVFVTLNPAGEEYGGRQQLPLNLQALFRPIAMQAPRPQQIARVTLFVEGFKHADRLGSQIVELFELSKKMLSKQRHYDWGLRELKSILSACGSALKNANSELTYDEEAGLAVNVIRSNTMSRLTLSDCKRFDVLLSNVFPNTHVVGIANEDLRLKILDAFSILGYQPNNRQVEKCLELAAQLKKRMGVVVIGPPRSGKSTIISILKEALLLLGSTIRAHIISPKSMNRVKLLGKLDPDTRQWTDGVLTSTAVAVNAEPRTVTSWIICDGDIDPVWIEALNSVLDDNRLLTLPSGGE, encoded by the exons ATGGCTAATCGGTACAAATTTATCTACGATACTGCAG TTGAATTCTTCAACGCCACTACCGTGGAGAACGACGAGATAATTCGTGAGTTTCTGGAAAACGAAGATGTCACTATATTGGCTGCAGTTTCACTGGACGGTGAAATACTTTTTCAAAATGCGGTTCCTGTTGAGGAACAGTACTGTTTGCTGTTCTATAAGATTCCCAACCTGGACTACAACAGCCTAAACACTTCACCAAAAATTGGAATGCTTACACTGGAAGGTGGCCTGGCTAAGTCAATATATAACTCGTTGCAGCGTGTTTTTTCTCCCTACATTCTGAAGAAATGCGAATATTCAACCGAAGTGAAGGCTATTCTTCAAAATCTACACTCGAACCTAGGTCTATCGCTCGGATTGACCGAATCCGGTATACTGTCATTTCAGGATGAGATCAATTTTTGGGTACAGAAAACGAGAACCTTACCGACGAAGGCTGATCGGGAAGCGGCAAAATCTTTCGCGGCTatactggaaaaaattaatgcTCAGTTGAC GGAAGGCTCCAATGCTAATCTTAGCCAACTGGACGAGTTTATCGACGTCTGTCAGACCCATCTGGACGAAATATGGCGACTGCCACATCACTACCCACAGAACCGCATGTGTAGTATTTTCGATATCATTT CAACTCACGTTGTCAACACGTGCACCGAAAAACTAATCGAGTTGGATATATGGGACGTTGGATCAATCTATCTAGATGAGGCTATCAACCATGTCAAAGAAACACTAGAATCCTGGTATCAAACGTTCGACAGTTTGACGCGACTCTTCTGGCCAAACTATGAACAACACGCGTGGATCGGAAAACCGTACAGCTCCAAACAATTGGACAAACTTCGTAGCCGATTCTCAGAG attttagaaatcaagaattcCAAGGATTTACTCTATGCATTGTTCTTCGATAatgatgaacaatttcttcgCAACACCGATGTAGCAGATCCCTTCAAAG ATATAAACATCTTCGATCTCACTCCGCTGGGCAATAAACGATGGGAGATGGCCAAGTCCCGCATGGAGTCCAATCTTGCcaaggtagacgaaaacgtggTTTCTATCCTGAAGCAACACATTCACGGAAGTGTCGGAAATCCACGGCAAGCGATTCACGTGTTCAGTCGCTTCAAAGACATCTTCAATCGTCCGTATGTTCTGAAAGCACTGACCGTGGAACGCGAGCAACTATATCAAAGTATCCCAATAATTATTCGCGAACTGCGGGAAATGCTTGCGGCTACGAATTACACCGAGGACGACGTTACGCCAATTGTTTCCGAAACTCGCTGGTACCGAGTGGTGGAGGAGCAGATTACCCAGCTGGAAGCGGTCGTGGTGAAGATTCTCAACGATCGTGAAGGATTTGAGCAAGCGGTGCAGAAAATCATCACTTTCCGGGAGGAAATCCAGGCTATGATTCGGGCTAACTTTGAAAGCTGGACCGACAACTCGATGAGTGCGATTCGCGATGGGGAGTTAAG CCTTCGCGAGAACCAACCGGTagtcattttcgacaaaaccgAACGCCAACTCATGAAGGTCACCTTCGGTTCCAAGATTGTAACTTTCTGTGACGAAGCTCGCCATCTACAGAATCTAGGACTGAAGCTCAGTCCGGAAATTCAGAAAAGCATAACCCACTCGATGAGATTTATCTCCTATGCACGGAGACTACAGCAGATCGCTACATTCCACAACACCATTGGTGACAGGATGATTCCATGCCAACGACCGATCATGCTGAACAATGCCATGGAGTTCTCGAAGCTCGTGAAAAGCGAATCTGTGTCGTGGAACGATGAACACTCTGTAGAACGATACATCGACAGTCTCCAGCAAGCAGTCAAACGATTATCCAAGGACAACAATCAGTTGACAGGCTATCACGAACAAGCCAAGAAATCAGTGCTTAAATTGATGAATGTCGATCTTATTCGGCAGAGTAACGTCTGGAAGGACGAAATGCGTGTTCTTCGCGAGATTATATTCAACTTGGAGAAGCAAGCCTACACTAACCTGAATCCATTCAAACTTCACTGGGATCATCAATTGTACAAAGTTTTAGAGTATCAATACGTTTCCGGTCTACTCAACGTTCACCAAAAGTTACCGGATATTCACGTAGACTTGGTGTTTCGTCAGCAGAAAATCCAATTTCGTCCTACTATGGAAGAAATCAAGTCCAAGTACTACTCCCAGCTACGTCGATTTATCGAGAAACCCCTTGGTTTCAAAGGCCTTTCCGAACAGAGTTCGAACATTTTCAAAGCAATGATTGAACGAAACGCTCAATACTTCTCAGTAGTGTATGAAAAAGCAGACGTCGTATTCCGTGAGTTATCGGAATTCCGAGACAGTTGGCTACCTTGGGTATCGCTTGGAATGTCGGATATGGAACAGCTATGCACCGTTCACTGTACTACGTGGCAGCACTGGGACAACAATTTCCGAGCCTGCAAGAAGTTTAGTCAACAAATAGCTCGAATTCAACAGTCGGAAAAAGAGATTGATTGTCTGATCGTCAACTACGCACCACTCTGCTCCGATATAGACGGCGTCAGCAGACGGTATTGGGAAAGTCTTGCTAACAGTTTACGAACGTCGATCTTGGACAACATTTCCACTTTGCAAGAGTATCTAGCGTATTCGTTCCAGGTGCTCCAAAACATCCCGCAAGACGAGTGGGGCATATCGGAGTCTAGTGCGAAGTATGAGAAAATTGTTAGCGATTTGCCAAGGATGACCGAGTTGATCAAGTCGCTGCAGGGAAAGGACAGCTGTTTGGCTGGGTGGTGTAAGGAGCGAGTTTCAGCACTCGGCGGTATTCTGACCCAGTGGAATCAGCTGCAGCCTTTGATAGAAAACCACCAATCGCTGCTGCAGGGTAGACTGGATATCATCAAGGAGAATATTTTGAGGCAGATCACCGAGTTGAACGAAGAAGCGGACAAATTTTCTATCCGTTGGGAGTCTACTATACGGGATCTGGAG acTAACGACCACGCTGATATGACTTTATTCCGTGAACGCCAAAGCCAGTGGAAAAGCATCGTTAATAAACGCGAGACACTCCG aaaacaaactgaaaaattcaatataaaAGTTCCGGAAGAATTCGACGCAATATTTGGCAAACTAGAAACGGACATCGCGGAACATGGCAAAAACTGGGAGATCTTCAACAACTTTCTAACAGACTACGATACGGTCGCGAACGAAGAATGGACAATCTATCGTCGTCGACCGCACATCTTTACGGAGTTTCTATCTAGATGGGAGAAACCCCCAAGTCCACCAGCTAGCGTAGCGAGTTCCCGTATTGCATCTCACGTCGAACGGTACAAATCCGTCCAATCGCTACTCAACGCTCTCCAATCGGATGCTCTGATCGAGAAACATTGGGCTAAAATATGTCAGCTGCTAAAAATAGATTCCAAATCCCAACACGATCTTTGTCTGGGCGATGTCTTACTAGTGTCCGATAACCTTCAACAGCAGGCAGCTGAAATTCAATCCATCGTGCGACAGGCAGCTTCGGAGCATGTAATACGGCAAGCTATAGTAGAGTTGGAACAATGGGCCGCTACAGCAATGCTGAAACTTATCGATCATACAGACTCCAAAGGAGTTATCATTTCGTTGATCAAAGATTTTACGGAAACGCTGAACAAGATCGGAGATAACCAGTTTTTGCTGCAGTCCGCGAAGAATTCAACCTCGATTGAGTCCTTTTCCGATCAAGCCGATGTGTGGGAAGAGAAGCTCAACAATCTGGACTATATCATAACCCATTTGAATCAGATTCAGAAGAAATGGATTTATTTGGAACCCATTTTCGGCGTTGGAACCTTAAAACGAGAAGAAGCCGTCTTCAAAAGCATCGATAAGAACTTCCGATACATTATGAAAGAGATCACCGAAGACCCGAAAGTAGTCGCGGTGCATAAAATAAACAACGTGCTGTCGATTATTGAAACGCTCCAGAATCAAATATCCCGTTGTCAGAACGCTCTGAGTTCATTCATCACAACCAAGCGGAATGCCTTTTCCAGGTTCTATTTCCTATCTGACGACGATCTGCTTGAGATTTTAGGCCAATCCTCAAAGACAGCTGTTATCCAAAAACACATTCGTAAGCTGTTTCCCGGTATCTACGGATTGGTGATAGACGAATCCAGCTCTCGTATAGTAGCGTTCGGCAGTGAGGAAGGCGACGAAATCCGTTTAACAAACCCCGTAATAATAACGCCTGTAGTTGAAGACTGGTTGAACGTCCTGGTGACAGAAATCAAAACAACACTCCAATTTCTTATCAAAAAGTGTCTCGATGCGGTTCCCATGGACGAAGCGACCATTGGTGCGTATCCGATGCAAGTCATATGCCTGATCAATTCCATCAACTTCACTCGACGAGCTGAGAAAGCCATATCCGGTATGCAGCTGGCCGATCTAAAACGTCAGATTCAAAAGGAAATCGATCAATTTTCTACCCTACTACACGGAAGCACCGATCAATTGACACAAATCAAGCTACGTGCCCTGCTGATTGATCTAGTCTACCAATCGACCACCGTAGACTATCTGAGTAATCACAACGTGACAAACCTGCAGGACTGGTACTGGCTCCAGCAGCTCAAGTTCTTCGTAGATCGCAACGGGAAAGTGATCATCAAAATGGTCTACGCAGAGTTTGAATATTCGTACGAATTCCTCGGGAACTATAGTAAGCTGGTGTACACATCCTTGGCCCACAACTGCTACCTGATATTGACGCAAGCAATGCAGCTAGGTCTCGGTGGTAATCCATTTGGGCCCGCAGGAACCGGTAAAACTGAATGCGTCAAGTCACTAGGAGCAATGCTGGGTCGCTTAGTACTGGTGTTCAATTGCGACGAGAACATCGACACCGCCGCCATGGCTCTCATCCTGTCCGGGCTAGCTCGCTGTGGAGCTTGGGGCTGTTTTGATGAATTCAACCGCCTCCAGGAAGCTACCCTTTCTGCGATTTCTATGCTTATTCAACCCCTACAAGTTGCATTGAAAGACAAACAGAAAGAGGTTCAACTGAACAATGAAACCGTTCCGCTGAACAATCACTGTTGCGTGTTTGTAACGCTGAATCCAGCGGGCGAAGAATACGGAGGTCGTCAACAGTTACCGTTGAATCTACAGGCCCTTTTTCGACCAATTGCAATGCAAGCTCCACGACCACAACAAATCGCTCGGGTTACACTCTTCGTGGAAGGGTTTAAACATGCTGATCGACTCGGCAGTCAGATCGTAGAACTTTTCGAACTATCCAAGAAGATGCTTTCCAAACAACGCCACTATGATTGGGGGTTACGAGAATTGAAATCGATTCTATCGGCTTGTGGTTCCGCGCTGAAAAACGCCAACAGCGAATTGACGTATGACGAGGAAGCCGGACTAGCCGTTAACGTGATTCGATCGAACACTATGTCCCGATTGACTCTGTCCGATTGCAAACGGTTCGATGTTCTGTTATCTAATGTGTTTCCGAATACCCACGTCGTTGGTATTGCAAACGAAGATTTGAGACTGAAGATCCTGGATGCTTTTTCAATTCTGGGATATCAGCCTAACAACCGACAGGTCGAAAAATGTTTGGAGTTGGCTGCACAATTGAAGAAACGAATGGGAGTTGTAGTTATTGGACCTCCTCGGTCAGGGAAATCAACAATCATATCCATATTGAAGGAAGCACTACTGTTGCTAGGGAGTACAATACGAGCTCATATAATTTCGCCAAAATCGATGAATCGAGTTAAACTGTTGGGTAAGCTGGATCCGGACACTCGGCAGTGGACAGATGGAGTACTCACGTCCACAGCCGTTGCCGTGAATGCTGAGCCTCGAACTGTCACTTCGTGGATTATTTGCGACGGAGACATAGATCCCGTGTGGATCGAAGCATTGAACTCCGTACTGGATGATAATCGTCTGCTGACTCTACCTTCCGG TGGAGAGTAA
- the LOC131691156 gene encoding prion-like-(Q/N-rich) domain-bearing protein 25 yields the protein MYKSVILILALGLFLPVISANDIIDLSCENDTDCEIFWNTVSNSSCVSGQCQCVDPETGNKTLCKPMVSKASNQIGGICPCIADNSFCHEKTQLCVCKEGFQPNRAGKKCISKSVPLGEPCEIDEQCIQHDHFSRCDEIQHNCTCSNHFVIYMDTCHSIIATGNASCEQDTDCSSSVVDSVCHDNQCICDKGFVANAENTSCLIVAQYEQPCIDSNQCIAQLGVGSLCKDAKCVCNEQYFPFTVQSYNNATAEHKVMNVCTRKITHGSSCNDSKDCYQFHRGPHEQNMECFLGECVCSSGSYEKDGVCVSYSSASVLVVSPVLAFLVMSAILFA from the exons ATGTATAAATCTGTTATATTAATTTTGGCCCTCGGGTTGTTCCTACCAGTTATTAGTGCCAATG ACATAATCGATCTATCCTGCGAAAATGATACAGACTGTGAAATATTCTGGAACACCGTGTCCAACTCCTCGTGCGTCTCTGGTCAGTGTCAATGTGTGGATCCGGAAACCGGCAATAAGACTTTGTGTAAACCAATG GTCTCAAAAGCCTCCAATCAAATAGGCGGAATTTGTCCGTGTATTGCGGATAATTCATTTTGCCACGAAAAGACTCAGCTCTGCGTTTGTAAGGAAGGGTTTCAGCCGAATAGAGCCGGGAAAAAGTGTATCAGCA AATCTGTCCCGTTGGGAGAACCATGTGAAATCGACGAGCAGTGTATTCAACATGATCATTTCTCACGTTGCGACGAGATCCAGCATAACTGTACCTGTTCGAACCACTTCGTGATCTACATGGACACGTGTCATTCCATTATTG CCACTGGGAACGCATCCTGTGAGCAGGACACGGACTGTTCCAGCAGTGTCGTCGATTCCGTTTGTCACGATAATCAATGTATATGTGACAAGGGATTTGTGGCAAACGCAGAAAACACGAGTTGCCTGATAGTAGCTCAGTACGAGCAGCCCTGCATCGATTCGAACCAATGCATCGCTCAACTTGGCGTCGGTTCCCTTTGTAAAGATGCCAAATGTGTGTGCAATGAGCAGTATTTCCCATTCACAGTACAATCCTACAACAATGCCACAGCGGAGCACAAAGTGATGAATGTTTGTACTCGAAAGATCA cGCATGGATCGAGCTGCAACGACAGCAAGGATTGCTACCAATTTCACAGAGGTCCTCACGAGCAGAACATGGAGTGCTTCTTGGGAGAGTGCGTCTGCTCTTCAGGAAGCTACGAGAAGGACGGCGTTTGCGTTAGCTACA GTTCGGCATCAGTTCTAGTCGTCTCGCCGGTGCTTGCGTTCTTAGTAATGAGTGCAATACTATTTGCCTGA